The nucleotide sequence aaaaacaaattaaaagtgAGTTAGACATAATATAGATTTAACAAGAAAAGCATGTTAGCCCATCTGTCATGCAATAAATACTTCTGCAGAAGCAACCCTAGTGAAATGCAGCTGTAAGAAGACAGATGCATCTAATTCTGgccaaagggaaggaaaaatattgaaTTTGAAATTCAGAGAGGCTGAAGGGGTCTGAGGAGTTCTCACCTGCTTAGTTCTGTGTTGGGACTCTGTAGATAAGTTGTTATAGGTATAATGGGCCTGTGTGATCCCACAGAAGAGCACAGCCACCAcacctggggagcagagcatcACATTAGACTCCTGGTCAGGAAAAGGGAGCCGGGTTGCACCTCAGGCCTGTAGGGAACTGTGAGAGTCGGGGCTCGAAGGTCCCTGGTTTTCCCTCATGACCTTTGTCAAGGACCCCCATCAAGGAAGGGACTGCGTGCAAGGGGCTCGGGCCTAAGCCATGGTGCGTGTTTGCCAAGCATTGAGCTGCAGGTGTGTCCACTGGACTggagctggctcccatgggaacaTGTACGAAGACAATGGATGGCTGGACAGCCTGCGCTTACCAGCGACCAgtcccagacctgcttgtcccaaacctgcctgatctgaacggttgcacctggttcccagagcaacggggctcctcacaatgactctcGGGTGCTCCCCCCACATTGGCTGGGTGCCCcccgcttctgaaatgactataaaagcttccccctgtgactcacactttgagatctccccaTGGACAGAAGACGGATCCATTGACCAGACGCCACGCCACGAGGACGTGTGTGCcgttggtagctatatccccctgcccctctttcctcgctctgtatcctatttttcctttcttattccttctatcgcaagtgttgttggcactcaataaaggtgcatttgttgtgtGATTAAACTACTGTCCCCtcgagtactttttgcactctgagatcacacaaacctatcacgattcctgcttggatcgtgacaGGAACTTAATGCAGTAACCCCAGAACCCAGAATCATTAAACTTCTGCAAGCAGAGGGAGAGCCTTAGCTACAATTGATACTGAGAGAAGCAAAACTCAGTGGCCCCACCACCCCTGCAGATCTCCATCCCAGAGgcaaggctgtgctggagcttgCCTGTAAAGCCACATGCTTCAGCCAGCAGGAACGTGCTCCAGGACATCAAGAAGAACAAGCCGGTCTCCAGCAATGGGAATTCACGAAGTTTGGTGAACTTGGTGACGTTATAGATGGTTAAGGACAATTTGGAGAGACACTGCAGGCTAACAGCATATCAAATCAAATAGTGTATCACAGCTACACAGTCTGCCCCTAAAAAGGCTATGGCACTGTCCCCTTCAttaatttaggggaaaaaatataaaacatctGGGTGAAATGCAGTGCAGCAAAAAATACATAAGCTGTTATGtaaacacttggaaaaaaaccctaaagagTGAAAAGGATATTAAAGCTGTCACAACTCCAGTAGCTGCTCCCATTGCAAAAGATCCACTGAATATCCCCAGGAAGATCCCGATGGACTTGAACATTGCGGTGACATCAAACGTGTGGCTGTTGTCACCTGCTGGCTGATACGCAACTATTGagctggaagaggagggaaagcaCAAGAACAAAACTGCTTAGTCTGAAGGGAGAGGCACCTCAGCGTGCTACACGAGCCTTGCAAAGTGCTACAACTGCTGCAAACACTGAGCCtgaggaacagggagataaaacACACTGCAATCCCCTGGGATCACAGTGTGTAGTGGCTGCACAccctccctgtcctggggagtTTGCGATCAGCCACCCCACCTAGGCCTGGATGTGCCGTTATTCCTGGACATTAAGAGCAGAGGACCAAACTCTGTGTCTTGTGTGACGTGTGGTAGTTATGGTGGTATTTGGGGGGCTTTTGGCACCAGCTCTCTGTAATTCCAGGTGCTGTGGGACCACAAAGCATTCAAGTGGGAAGCCTCCATTTCTCCACTGAGACAGCTGACATGAATGTCCCCCAGAGAGCTGTAACTGCTCCCGTTCTGCCACACTATACATGCACTACATTTAGTTTGCACTGCTCTGAGCTCCAAAGTGCAATACCACAGTGTAGCCAAGGCAGACAGTGCCATGCACAGCAGCAACACCATTCTCTGCATCCACCAGACCTCAACAGACCTTTGTGATGAGACAGCAAACAGGTCTGCAGTGCTGATCCCATCTCTCAATCTGCTCCCTCCTAACTCCTGATGAGCTGAGCCTTGCATTAGCCATTCCATTGTTCTACCTGGAAAGGCTGAGATACAGAGGGGCCCTTATCCAGCTCCTAAATCCCATTTATCAACTCCTTACATTACTTTCCTTGATGTAAATTTATCGAAAACATTAACTTCCTAGTTAGCAATCCCTTGGCTCACTGTTAAAACTCCTGGATGTGAACTTTAAATGTTTGCTGTTTAATCTGCTGAGAACAGACACTTACTGCCTTGCACACACATCTTGCAGCTTTCTCCCCTAGCTATATACCAATGTTTTCTGCAACACAAATTACAAACCTCCCCTTTCCAACACATCGCAGGTAATTTCCCTTGCTAAATTTCCCTGCTTTAAATACAGCTCATTTTACAGCTCTTTATTTCCCCtgtgtcgtggtttgaagggaagtgagtttttttggaagtagtggtcaaactaatcagtccttaggtctgagtattggcacctttgttggccactaagaggttggacacgcctctgaggacacgaggggttaaaagccggatttcccagcaggactccctttttttccctgctctgctttcggagagggagcgtcttctcctctcccctgcccaggcctggctaggccgggtgggggaggggagcaaggtgggcctggctgagcaaggtgggcctcggggtggggaacagagggagctggagtggagctggtccagcttccatctagaatggaggggtggagggagaactttggaggtgccttccgtccccctccctgtcccatcccgttccccccccccttcccccccccggtcccgtctctctcctcccccccacagagagaaggtgccgagctggagctgcttgtgagagctgcagtgcctgcgatcgcctgtgcctgaccttggtggtgggagataaaagcttttaactctttctaaggcagaagagagttatccctggatgctgaattctcatagttggtggttttagaagagagaggacagcctgggaccgagagggtaatgtgagatgaaaagaagccccttcgattgccggaatgaagaggagtggcctatgaggctggacttttcttgcataatgatagccatagacggaccctggaccctcctgactataaataagactgtgtttgggtggatgtttttggctcaaacccagagacgttctggcctgcttcttggagcccccggccccaggggtaaatgggggggacctgagtcccaaaatgagaagatggctggtttttggtacttggccaaaacatccttaaaaagagccctgttgcagttcaggtccatggacggcagtgagagtgctggacatggaaaggagggtgtcaccctggcagactcttcgaggcagtgccatgggtgacgtgggaacacgggatggtggacctgtgtttcctgtggggggatggtctgtggtgcgagagagactcctctcgtcctggatggaatgtggattgtctgaattttaaaggatgatgatttggattaggaacccagggttgttgagggattaagcaagtagatgaaggtaatgtgctggagtcaactgagtgagcatgtatggaatggaaattggggggaggagaagcagtgtttttgggaggttttctcttctgcttttgggtggctgggtttttctttccttttctattgtccattgttatgtagtataataaattgtctgtctgtttcaagtattaggcctgctctgctctgttcttgaccacatctcacagtagttcattgggtaaaatataccctcatgggtgcattggcattttgtctaatgtcaacccatgacacccTGTTGCTGCCATTGGGGCTTCCCGTGGTGTTTAATCCCTGTGAATCCTCCCTTTGGAAGAAGCAGGTAGAGATCCTGCAGCTGCATTTacccctctgctcccaaacTACAGCTCAGGCACCTCACTGCCCACCAGCTTTCAGTTCTGGGTTCCTCTTCATCCTGCAACAAATTCCAGCTGCCAGGCCAAGACAGGAACAGAAAGGCACAGATCCTGCTCCTTAAGCACAGGAAAAGACATTTGCCCAGGGCTgaaagcaggcaggagaggagccctGGGGCACCCAGACTGGGCAAAAGCTACTGAAGAGCCCAGCTCGGCATCCTCCCCTGTCCGCAGTGCtgaggcaaaataaaataactgcTGAGTGAACtcggagctgctgccttggtgCAAATTATCCTGTTTTGGGTACAGGGTGGACTGAGCTCAGCTTGTGGagagaggaaagcaggaaatCAGAGCAACAGCTACAGAGCTGGCACTGAAGCAGAGCAAGAGGCAAATCACTGTGGGCGGTGCCGTCACCTACACGTGCTGAGATCCACCATGAATTCCATTACTCTGAAGCTGAATCCACCCACTCTCACCCAGGACCTACCAACACAGGCTGGAAGACCCCATCCCCTCCTCACTCATGATCACTTCTGGAACACAATTTGGCTGTGCAGCGTTTCCTCTCGCACCAGCAGTGACACATCCAGCAAAAAAGCCAGAGTGAGCAATAGAAAGAGTTCCAGAAACCTCAACAGAAACATTCAATTCAGTAAATACACAGCTCACAGTGTGTTACTTGCTGCCTCCAGTGAAACCTACACAACCAGCACGCTGGAGTGACAAGTactccagaaatattttctccattAGTCTTAGCTATATGTTAAGCTGTCACCATTGCAGGTTATTATATATTACTGAACAAATTCCCATGACAACACAGTGAAAACGCAGATAAAATATGTCCTGCATGCAAAGgacataaaatattaaagaatataaaacattctttAGAAAGGCAGCAAGTTTCCCATGTGTTCAGTCAAGGGCATTAATTCCAGCTGTAAGAACATTAACTCCTGGAAgtggggagagaaaggaaacagctgcttcaccagCTATTTCCACCTAAACAAAAGCAGGGATTTGTGGGTGGGAAGCAATGCAGGTAGGAGCAAAGCCATCAGCAAGGGGTTTCAGTGGGATCTTGTGGCTGAAAAGCAGATGTGGTGCTTTTCTTGTTTCAGAGGGACATAAAAACTTCCCTATGAATGGGTCAACTGAccacagaagcaaaacaaaaccacccatcctgcagggagaagctgtaAGGGTAATCCGTAATCCCAAGCAGTGGTAAGCAATGAGGATGTGCATCAGAATGTCACTACAGCTTTTTGGGACACTTAAGATGCTTTTGCAAACACCCATGTTCCTATTTTACAGGGGCAAGGCCGAGTGGCTCTCCTCAACTTCTGACATGTAACACACATAATtctaaataaaaacagaagacACTTACGAAGACAGCACTATGGCAACGGCATCATTGAGGACACTTTCACCAAAGAGAAGGGCATACAGCTCAACATCGACCTGGAGTTCATGGAATATGGCAAGGACAGTCActgacaaacagaaaaatagagaGACATTCAAAAAGGTGCTGTTATTTTGTTGTAATCAAAGATCAAATGTCCTTTTTAGAAAGCTGCCTTCCTGCACATCTGTGCCACTGCTGCGATGGTGCCAGCTGCCCCCCGTGCTCTCTTTGATAGTCTTCCTTCTGCTCTTTCAGATTTGGATTTGATTCatcatttccccttctccttttaCTAAAACACATCTTGGCCTATTGAATCTTTTGCAGGCAGACATAAAAAAACTCTGCTCTGAGCTTCCCAGGGTCTGAGCTCACAGGCTGGGCCACAGCACCAGGCTGGCATGAGCCACCCAGCTGTAGGGATGCCGCTAGCTCGGACCATCAAGGAGAGCCTTCCTTCCTCCACCTGCAGAAGGCCAGAAGGATCAGGCTTGTCCAGGATGATGActgccttttctttccattcctgATACTCTGAGAGAAATCCTTGGATTCAACACATTCTAGgtgccagcacagacacacGTTTCAGACCTGACTGGAAATAGTCAGGCATTGGCTCAAACCCCATGTGGGGGTTTCTGTGATTTACAGCCACATGGCAGAGATCAGCGTTCCCTCAAGCTCTTCCGTGATCCAGCAGCTCCAAGAGGATAATGGAAAGCAGCAGGTTTTGCACATCAGCCTCACAGAAACACCACAACATCCAGAGCAAGCAAGATGTAATACATGGTGCGTCAGGCACAATTCAGGCTGAGGGCTGAGCCAATTTGAACCAAGTTCCGTGAGTCTTTTCAAACAGCACTCAGGGCACACTGAGGGGGGTTTGACCCCTTTATGCACAGGGAAAAGCTCCATTTCTACCTGTGAAATCATCTTGTTCCTATTTCAAGTCCAAAGAAGGGACACCACACCGACAGCTCATCTGAAGCATTTCTAAGCATTAGAAgatttccagccctgctcagcaaagGGCAGGAGCAAAGAGAGGCCTTTTTGTGGACCTATGTTTTTACATGAAATGAGAGCATGCAAGTAAACAGCTACCACATACAAGCTACCATAAACTAACTTTAATTTAGTTGGACAAGGCATGTTTTTCATAGTTTTGATTTATAAAGTGCATCAGTAAACCAAGGTGTCACTACTGTCCTCAGTACTGCTCATTAAGGTGTCTCATTAATCTAATTTCAATTAGATTAGCCCCTGCCAAAATCCAACCAAACTGGAAGCAGGAGAAAATAGCTAAACTAAAACTATCAACTGAACCCTCCCCACATTACACATCTTGTTCTGCaacagctgctggcacagggtggcagAGACACAATGCCAATCCCAGCAGTCAAGAGAGAGGCTGCCTAGGACTTCACTGCAAACAAGGATTCAGAAAAGCAGAGGTTTGGAAGCTGTATTGCACATaactgaagaaaattataaGGCACAGAGACAAATGTGACCTCTAAGAATGTCACAAATAAATTAAGCTCCAAAATTCAGAAGGAGAGAACTCGCAGGGGTTTCAGActttcttcccctctgccccacaACTCAAACCAGGCCAAAATGTAGGGAAAGCATGTAACACACCTGGGTCAGTGGCCGACACGATGGCCCCAAACAGGAGGCAGTCAGTGAAGTAGAAATCTCCCCCGAGCTGCCCAGTGACTTTCATCAGTGCCACGCAGCCGTacaccacagagctggggatCAGAAGAGGCAGTTACACATCTCTGCAATGCATTAAAACAATATTCATATGGGCTTGATTTCCTTGAATTTACCAGATTAAAGCTATCCAAATGCCAGAACACCAATGAACTGCATGGGATGCACTGAGACTGGTGAAACCCCAGGGCCATAATCTATCTTGGAGGTGAATGCTGGATCACACACACCAAAGCACCCTCTGAACTGGAGCACAAACACAGTGCCAGCAGGGAACTGGGACCAGAACTGCTCCAGGAGCACAACATGGctaaagaaaagcagcagccaggcttaTGGGGTCACACAATCACTTTGCAGTGCTGCACATTAACACAGTTCAGTGAAGTCACCTTGGATTGACTCTGAAATGGCCAAAACTTTCAGTGAGGAGCAGATAACGCAGATGCTGAGTTTGCTTGAATCCACTGGACTACAGTGGAAAACACCCTATGTTAGCCTGTGTGCTACTATCCAGAGTGGGAAGcatccagcagcctctgcactgAGGGATAAACAATTTGAAACACATCTGTGCTCACTAGACACCCACCTTTATGATCCTGCCCTCTACTCTTGTGCCTCAAGTTTATGAGGGCTTATGCTTTCAATAATTTGAAGTTGCTGATTTATCAAGACAATTTTCTCTGAAGTGTGAAACTTTCCTTGCCATGAATAACTATTCTCATGGGATGCTCAGATGCTGAGAGAGCACTTCACAATTAGACAGCAATCACCCTGTCCACACAGCAGAAGTTTGCACAGTAAATAGTATTATTtactgctgctgagcagcagtaGCAGAGCCTGTGTGACCTTTCCAGGCTAGGATTAGCAGCTTCAGCTCCAGGCTCAGAGCACTTCTCCCAAGCACAGCTCAAACCCCTGTGGAAGAACCAGACCAGCTCCATCTACTCACCCAATCACCACGCAGGAAATGGCAGTGCCGAGGAAAGCATATGCCAGGATGGATCCCAAGTTTCTGAAGAAGTGCCTctagcaggagaaaaaaaccaaaaactgaaTTATATTTTGCTAACAATTTATTTCAAGCCTACAGAGGCACCCATAGTGTCCACAGCAACTTGGACCCAGCTCAGACACCACGAGCTGGAcaggcacagggtgcccagcacagcccagtgccAGACCAGCAGTTAATGCACCATTAATAAACATGAATCTACCATTTTCTCATATCTGGGCATTTAATAAGGTGCTATTTCAAGTCCTGGGAACTGATTTCCTAATCCACCAGcattcttccttccttctcccacaAGCTAAACTGCATcattctcctctccttccaagtcagcatttcagaaagctgctgctttctaaAATCTTCCCACACTCCCATGTGCTTGGAAAGTTGGGATGGCTGAAATGGCCTGGCTGACCCCAAAAACCCCTGCTGGAAATGGTTGAAGTTGCTGACCTTTCCCAGGACAGAGGGGCAGACAAGAATGACACGGGCActctcagctctgcttcccaCAATCCCACATTTGCAGGGTAAAACCATACCCACCCCCACAGCCTCGGCCTGCTAAGCAAGCATTAAAGCACTTGCAAGTATTGAAAATTCTCTGGAGGCAGAGGAACTAAAAACATCGGCACTGTAAAGGCACGTACCCTTTTCAAGCTGTAGCCTGCATAAAATATAATGGGAGGAAGCAAAATGTTGAAGAATACTTCAGGATCAAAAGTCACCtgttaagaaagaaaaaaaaaataaactccaaCAGTAAAATGATTTGTTAAAATTTTGCAAGACAAAACACAAATAAGAAAGTAATATATGGAGGAAGCCCTGTACCCCCACCATGTGAATCCTGTTGGATCAACGCTGGGGATGTGTCTGGGATCTTCTGGAGACAAATCCCAGAGTCTAAACACCTTAAATTAAGATGAGCTAAAAATAGTTTCATTATATTGTATTCAACATATAAATTATGGCTCATCACAATCacaagtaaaaaaaacaaaataaaaacaattaatcCAGCAGATCCAGGACCCATCCCCATGGAGGGAGTGGGAAGCAGCGCTCACCTTTCCAATCATTGCCTCCCTTACCTTTCTCAGCATCTCATTATCCTGGACGTTGTTGAGCTCCTGGGTGCTGATTTCCCCCTTCAGGATGTACTCGTAGAACTTCCCACTGACATTCACCAGCAGCGTGGCTGGGCTGGTCTGCACTTGGCAGCTCAGAGTGACGTTGTTGACATCACTGGGGATGTGGATGCCGTAGCGCAGGACCACGCCGACCAGGACACCTGGGGAGGGACACAGGTCTGTGAGACAAGCCACAGCAAACTCCCAGAACGATCCCTCTGAGCATGGATGCAGCACCAGGATCCTGACCCCCTGTTCAGCTGCTGAGCAGAAGCACAACCCAATAACTGCCCGTGTGAATTGAACCATCCTCATCCCCCATGAGCCAGGCGAATGCTCCATGTTCATGGGGAGTTTCCAACACAGCCATGGACAAGTCCTGAAGGATTTGAACCACCCAGCAATCAGTCAGACCGTCACTCCGGGGCAGCAAACAGCCAACATCAAGGGCACACTGGGTTTTTTAAGGTGAGCACCTCGCACTGCTGGGCCAGGTGCTGCTCACATGTGCTCAAACCGTGCCCTTTGCACCTTGAAACCTGACATTGATACATTAAACTCTACATTTTGGCAGGGATTAAAGATGATACCCAGCAACCACTCTGAACACTCTGAGGCTGGCAAGCATCTTTCCTAAGGTGCTGCAGCACCATacagcctcctcccagccctccctgtttttataaaaccacattttgaaatataaacatataaaactGTTTCCCAATCCAGGCTGACCACCCAGATCTACTCTTTGCCCCAGCAAACTTCAGCTCTGCACCACAAGCCCCAGGGCAGTCCTGTGAGGCAACTCTGTCTCCAGCTCAGCTGCTAAGTAGGGGCATTTTGGGATTAATTTGCAAGTCAGCAATTTATaaggcatttttcttttgtttgaggTCTCGAATCCAGATTCAAGTGTGTTGAGCACTCTCCTGGCAGAGACATCTGCACCTGGTTTTGATATCTGAAGGCTGGGGAAGAAGGGTGTCCCAGAAGACACCTTTCCACGTAGCCTTCTGCACAAAAGGGTTTGGAAACTCCTTGATTATAGCAGCCCTGAGCCGCCACAGAAATCCTGGATCTTAACCCCATCTCTGAACCACACATTTATGTAAAGCTTTCAGACACATGAGAATAGACTGCAAC is from Prinia subflava isolate CZ2003 ecotype Zambia chromosome W unlocalized genomic scaffold, Cam_Psub_1.2 scaffold_41_NEW, whole genome shotgun sequence and encodes:
- the LOC134565217 gene encoding sodium/hydrogen exchanger 6-like isoform X2, with protein sequence MAGPGSVLAAAAALWARRVAGAEVAAARPGALEEEIVSEKAAEESHRQDSANLLVFILLLTLTILTIWLFKHRRARFLHETGLAMIYGVLVGVVLRYGIHIPSDVNNVTLSCQVQTSPATLLVNVSGKFYEYILKGEISTQELNNVQDNEMLRKVTFDPEVFFNILLPPIIFYAGYSLKRRHFFRNLGSILAYAFLGTAISCVVIGSVVYGCVALMKVTGQLGGDFYFTDCLLFGAIVSATDPVTVLAIFHELQVDVELYALLFGESVLNDAVAIVLSSSIVAYQPAGDNSHTFDVTAMFKSIGIFLGIFSGSFAMGAATGVVTALVTKFTKLREFPLLETGLFFLMSWSTFLLAEACGFTGVVAVLFCGITQAHYTYNNLSTESQHRTKQLFELLNFLAENFIFSYMGLALFTFQNHVFNPTFVMGAFLAVFLGRAANIYPLSFLLNLGRKNKIGMNLQHMMMFAGLRGAMAFTLAIRDTATYARQMMFSTILLIVFFTVWVFGGGTTAMLSCLNIRVGVDADQENVLSKASPDTQWSPTDHHTPRMLWACCPVPDEPAGVRESRAAEG